Within Dermacentor variabilis isolate Ectoservices chromosome 8, ASM5094787v1, whole genome shotgun sequence, the genomic segment TCGATATACCCACGCACGCAACAGCGCGGTCCATTGCTCAAGTGTTGCGCAACCGCCCAAATGCGCCCTTCTCGAGTGTCGCTTCCTCAAGTTTCACTCACCATGTGCGAACGCTTTAACCACCAGCCCATCTCTTTGGAAGCTTCCCGGAGCTAAATTTcagataaaaaataaattaagggaTTTGCCGCTCCATGTGGAGGCCATATTATGGCTATGAGGGAagctcgggattaattttgatgaGCTGGGATTCTTAAAACGTGAACATCGTCTCGTGTCCACCAGTGCGGACTGAGTTAACCAGATGGTCTTGTCCGTTATTAAATGCGAAATATGGTAAATGTGGCTACAGAAACCGCCGGCATCCCAAAACCACAgctagcgaagaaaaaaaaaatggaattgcaAAACACTGTCGAAAGTCTATAACAAAATACCAAAACAGTAACAGAGCGAGTCCATCGATCAcggagggtgaaaaaaaaaaaaaaacataaggcCAGGCCATGTGAACATCGAGGAAATTAAAACTGCACGATTACAACGAAGGctccaaataaaacaacagacgaaggaaggagacacgagacaaccgcgtagcgcctacgtggttgtctcgtgtctccttcctttgtccgttgttttattttgcgccttcgttgtaatcatgcaaaaccaactcgcccaccagcacgtgctcagtaaAAATGCACATTGCATATATATACTGCTCACAAGGAATTTACCAAGTCTCCGTCCACGAGAGAATCCCATGGAGCCCACCAtcgctattattattattcactccTTTACGTCGTCGCACGAGTAGAAGCTGCATCAGTATACCGTATAGTACTTTATATAGCCCGACCCCCAAATCACACCAGCCTGCTTGTTCTTCGCGGTGGCCTGCGCTGCACGTTCCCTCACATTCTCAGTTGTGCTGTCGCACACTCCGAACAACTCCAAGCGCAAAGAACAAAATTTGCCTCGCAGGCCTTCCGAGAACCTTCCAAAGCGCCTTGAGCAGGTCCCTTTGAGGCCTCATTTTATACATCAGCACTGCTTGATCTCTCATGCGTGACCGTGAAGGCCCTCTTGCATcactaaagaagaaaagaaaagcagcaacagaAGCAGCCGCACCCGCTATACATGACCGAAGCGAAAAAGGAAATGTAAACTTGTTTGTCTAaaagcagagggggggggggggggggcgtcgcaGTGCAGCGTATACAGCGGGAACTACAGGGTCGCGTGAATCTCGTGTACGCTGCCGATGCCCAAGCACGCGCGTAAGAGCTTCGCAATTGATGGCTTTCACCGTGGCTACGGCACTGGCTGGCACGCCGAGACGGCTTGGCGCCAGAGGAAGCAATTACCCACGCCCCGTCGCAATCTTTTTCATAAATCGTTCCTCGGACTGCGAACGGGGAAGGTGTTCGCGCGGTGGAAAATGACGCCGATAATACGGCAAGGTCAGGCACGACGACTGGCTGCGGAAAACTTGCCGCGTTTCGTGCCTGCGATCCGTGCTCTATCGATTTATGATCAAAGTAATTTATTTTGTTGCATACACAAATTATACGCGTGTTAAGCTGTGTCTATGGACTACTGATAATTTCTGTAGACACTTCGACAGTTCATAAACACTCTGTGGCCCACGCTACAGACTGCAACAATGAACACTCTTTAGACACTCCATAAACTGCTAATAGCGTAGATATGGACTTATGGTTGTACGTATCTAATAAATTGTTCCCACGATGATTACAGTTAGATACAGGCAAACGGAAAAACTAGTCATACGCTTCTAGATCCTTGAGATATAATGACTACGCCGATGATTTTATTTGTACGGGAGAATGATTATATTTATTTTGAACTCCACTCACGGCGATTCACGATGCTACATTGCACAGAGTAGAATGCCCGTAAGACGCACAGATTGAAGTATAGTTCCCGCCGAAAATAGCGAAGCCACGCATCCTGTGCGACAAGAACAAGACGAGGTACTTCAACAGGAGAACACAAAGAACTCCAATAAGAGCCAGGAGATTCGAAAGTATAGAAAGTGCGAACTTTCCCTCTAAGTACGCCTAAAACACCGCAGCACTTTCGTATAGATTCCCAGAGTGCGATTCGGCCGCGGTGCTTTCGAAACAGAGCTGTACCTACTAAGCGGCTTTTCCAGTTTCTGCGACTTTACGACGCTTTAAGGAAAACAGTGTTAGTGTGAGCacggagaaaaaaaggaagtaaacGCTCACATAAAAAGAAGATGCTAAATCGAGCTTCAGTTTCGGACAAAAGCCATTCTGGCTGGCACTTCTTTTATTGCCACAAtgaacaacaagaaaaacactaCTATTTCGCACTCATTGAAGTACAACACACAACAGGCAATATATAaatttatatataatatatatgcaaAACAGGCACACAAACTACGATGCATATACAGTTGTAGAGCAGCAATTGTGTAAGCAAAGCCTCGGAATACAGACATTATTTGAGTCCTTAGGCGAAACCTCAAGCTGCCGTCACATGCTTAAAGGTCACGCGCGTGCTTCGACGGCACCGTACTCAAGCCAACCGGCGAGTAGAACGCGAACCAGTTTAGAATGGCCAAGCTAGAAACAGCTTCGTCTGCAGATGCACCGATTTGACGAGGAGGCCTGTATAGCCGAGGAGGACCGTTGTGGTTTGTGGGGGTCCGTGATGCAAGATGATATTGTGCCACTCACGACTATTACCGAAATGAATGTTCACGGTACTCGGTCGTTGCGCCGATCTCGTCGTTTGGCTATGAGCAGAAGGTTTAATGCAGCTTAAACCGCAAAGCGAAGCAATACGAGCTACCGCAATTCACGATCGGAGCGTGCGCAAATTGCTCCTCGGAGGTGCGGACTGCGAGCCGCGTTTATAACTAACACCAGGACCAAAGCTGTCGTTCAAAAGAAAAACTTCGCAGGTGCGTTAAAATTACCGATTCTCAACCTGCCACCACACACATGCGTTAAATGAATTTTAATGAGAGACGGCTCACACGTGTACTAAAACAAACCGAAGACGTGAACCGCCGCTAATATTTTGAAAGCAGCAGCGCCCGGTAACCGCAACGAAGTGAATATTCCTTTGGTCACGTCCGCCATAGCGAAGCGGCGATGGTCTGTTTCGCACAGCCACACCAGCGAAAGATTCTTGCTAGACGAGATGGTAGATACTTGCGAATGGACAGGAAGCTGTCGAGCGGACGCTTACACAAAGGAACAAGGTATACGGAATCACGAGACAGAAAAGGGAAACGCAGCCCGAACGCGAGGTTGACGGAGCGTACCGCGTACGGAAATTGGGCCACCAAAGATGCGTGACCGCGCCATCGTTGTTGTGaacaggagagagaaaaaaaaaaaaagagttccgTTGTCTTGACAACGCGTCACACTGATACCTCTTTCATTCTTTCGCGAATGATGATGCGAAtgcgccgctttcttttttttttttttttttttttgtcggacaCCCTtgagaataaaatcagttgtaaTTCTATAGCGCTCATCCTGTCCATTCCTTCGTCCATTGTGCAAGCGTCAGTTTGCTGGTGTCCCGTTCATTCgcagaatgaatgaaaaaagttatttaactctcattaaagggaagggggcaacggCATAGAGGGTCTCCTCACTACATATCAGCTGCTTGAGGAAAAGGGGGAAGAACTATGCACGACACAGGACACGATCGCGTCGGCGGATTGGTTCCGGAAGCCAAAGCGATTTCAACATCGAGAAGAagagacctcccccccccctcccccaccggTCGTTAGGCTCGATACATTCGTAGCTCACCGATTCTCCCCCGCCGTTAACCCGCCCCCCTTTCACTTCTGCACGCGTACCGGAGCGAGCTGGTAATTTGCGATTCGCCGCTTTCGTAACTCGAGGACTAGATAAATGCATCGACGGAGTAGTGCTCTCCGCCGAGAGGGACAGTACGGAGAAACACTAAATGAGTTTTCACTCATCAAAAAAGTGTTCTAAAACTCAATTTCCGTTGATTTCATTGCATAAGGGGGattactagaagaaaaaaaatctaagggcagcacctttatttttttttaatttggcccCGATACCCTATGCGGTTACGTGAGTGTGACCTCAAGTATTTCAATTTTATTTGCGTATTTACGCTGTTGTCGCGCTGTAAAGGTTTTGACTAAAAGTTATAGCCTAATTTTaccggtaaaaagaaaaaaaaattgaccatgCCCGAGCAGAAGCAGTCAATGACGTCAATATAAATTCAAGGCGGCGCGCCAGCCGTATTTCGTTTTGGTAGGCTCACCAAACATCCTGTAAAGGTGAGATTTACCTTCCCGTTGCTGTAGTACATTAATTTATTAATGCAGTCTTTCCCTTTTAGCGTCCCAGTAAGGCGGTAAAGAAGACCGCGTAAAACGTCATATTACACGCTATATTGCACGCACTTTTATTTTCTCActtaactaaaaaaaagaaaggaggtaaGGGAAGGAAAACTGCGTCGGAGAAAACAGCTGGAGATATGGAAACAGGCTCGAATATTTGCAGACTTAGGCTTAGCATTCATTATTTCTAACTGAGTATCCTATACAGCGATACACATGCATTGTTCAAGAGATAACACGGTCTTAACATTCGCTACACCTGTCCGAGTACTCTATAGCGCGACACATGTAATATCTGAGAGATAACACGAGGTTGTTTTAACAGAGCATGCGCTGTGTAGCGAGACATCCTGTTTGGTGACGGATACGGGTTGGTGGTTGATACGATGTGACATGGAAAATAAGCTATGCGGCTGCCGTCGAATGCTCTAAAAAAGTCGTAGTAAGgtccgcagaaaaagaaaattcatctGCACTATTTGAAATAATCAAAAAGCACCCCGTAAACAAGGCAAAAACTCTTAAGTGGTCACTTTGCAGGTACATAAAGACAATGATTTCGGTGGGAACACAAGTCTACTACCCACAAACATCCatactgtcaaaaaaaaaaaaaagaagaaaactcaaTAACGGTAAATTTCACAATCTCTAAGCAAGCGTAAATACCAGAGCACCTGGCGTCTCTGTACCACCGAACCGGCGTCTGTATACTATCACGTTGGGACAAACATTTGTGCAAAAATAATGCTGTACTGTGCACATTCATGCGTGTTTTTGTCAAAGTGTGTTATTCAGTAATGACTTCACCGTTAAAAAAGAGGTaagctaaaaaaaaacattgcgagtAGTCCATTTTTGTTTGACTTTGAGTTCTTGTCGCAGGTACTGCTCCTGAATAATGTGCTCAACCCGTTGGCGCAATCACATGAGGCAGTAAAAACACAAAAGACCGTTTCTTCATGCCTACGTTCAAAGTGAGTGTTTCGTGCTTACTTGCTACATAGGTTTCTAGAGAGTATTCCACTGTCACAAAAAATGCCAAGTCACCAAAACTACTGCATCCTAAGGATATCAAAAGCACAGAAACAAGAGGAATTTGCGGGTGTAGAGTATGACCCAGTGGTAAAGGGAACGCCAAATTAATATTTTGGGACTAGTTACAGGCTTCACAAGAAGGCACAGGCACCAATTCTTGACCAACATAGGTCTGCCTAACGCGTCGCatcaagcatttattttttcccttaTGGGGTCAATGATACGTTCTAGTTATGTTGCTCTGCGTACTAATTAGCTGTTCCCTTTAACATTAGACAACACTGTACTGCGCAAAGCAGCGTCATAAAGCTCGCACACACGAAAATGTTTAAATAATACGCATTCTACAAGTAAAATGGGCGCACCGATGCGGGCAAATGGACACGCAGAAATGACGTTCATTGGGGCGTTAGAACGTTAAGAAAAAAAACCGAATGTTGTAAAGTTTAAATGGCATACGTTTGGATGACGTCAGGCATATGAAATGAATATTTGTGAAACTTTTATGTCCATGCTTCTTTTGGTGAAACTGaagataaaaaacaaacaaacaaatatctgaaaaaaagagaaggaaatctATATATATGCTGTTCTATTTTCTCTCGACGATTGTGAATAAAAATGAGCGGCAGATGATGAACCCTAAAGTAGTATTATTTCAAAACAACACCACACGCGCGCTCGTGGCGCTGCAGCGCTTGCAAACACGATCCTTCGCTAGCGAAGCAAGTTGGTCCGTTCGAGATTTCGCGACACGGCATGCGCTGGAGCAACGTAAACCAGGAAATTCGCTTTCTCTCTCAACATGAGAAAACTATCCGCAACACTAACGAGTACTTGTTAACGGCAACAATTATGCACAGCCTATCTACAGCACACGAAATGCTGCCAGAGCTTGTCTAAGAGAAATTGTCATATTTGCCAAGCAAGTTCACCCACAATGAACAAGCGCCCTCGCACGTGGGCAAGGGGGGTTTGAGTGGAATCATTAGTGGTACTGTCATCACAGTGGTTTCGTCCACTGGCATCACTACactttgcacagaaaaaaaaatagcagaggGTAAACTGGATCGAGAAAATATGACCCACTTTGAGTATGCAAGATCGCGCGCTGTGGACCGAGTCCAAGCGCACCTCTCTCCTCCATTAAAGAAAGAAGGTATGGAAAGAAGGGCAATTATCAGAGAATTGCGATCAAAATCCTGCCTTAGGCATGTTTCTGTACGTTTTGTCCAAGTTGTTCGCTCACACAAGCACTTGTAAGAGGTATCTGACGCAAATCTCATGTTTGGCAAAACGaaagctttttcttttcgtttttacgTTCCCTCAGCTTTCTTCACAAATACTTTGGCCCCTTTTAGATAGCTCCGCGGCTGGTGCTatcgaaacgaaaaaaaaattctgcattaGAGAAGAGGTTTGCATAGGTGGTGACAACCTTTCCTTGCAGGGATGCGGTTTAGGCAAGATTCTAGCAGGTTACACGTGACGAAGTCTGTAGGTTCCGTATTAGTGCGCACGGAATGGCGATTCTGTAACCCCTCGCACCGTCGCTGCTCTCAAGGAAAGGTCAGTGACATCTTTAGTCCGCCTGATGCAGGTAACTGGAATGAGCAGCGAAGTTTGCAATCCCTGCAGCGAACAACGTGACTGACATAATTCGTGCTGCATTGTGCCAATCTTGTCGCGTGAAGTAGTGTTTACAATGTATAAGGCTTTGTACCACTTGCAAGGTCTAGAATATTGTGCACAAATATTACGTGCCCTTCGTTGCCCACGTCATACCTCTCAGTGCTCTGAGCACCGCTCTGTCCGTTTTGGCGCACGCACTCCCACCCATTTTCTGCAAACAAAACCCATATCGCGAGCACTTAAACCGATTACGGCATCTGCTTTCGTTAAGTATCTTGGTTTGGCTCGAATGCAGATATCTCTCTCTGAACAACTCTCTACGGAGAGAGAAACAATATCCCCCCGGTAACCGCTACAAGAAACGACTCGATCTCGACAACTCTCGGGAAACGATCAGTGTCCCTGCCCAGTACGCCAACAAGTCGTCTGGACCGTGCTGCTTGTTGTTTTCTACCGTCTGCTGTCCCCCGTGTCTGTGCTGACGTCGTCATCACTGTTACGATGGTGGTGGACTCTCTGGTGACGAGGACTTTCCGTGGTCGTCGTGGTGACTTCCACAGATTCGCCGCCGGCTTCTTGTGTTCTGTGCTGGCGGTGGTGGGGGTGGTGATAGCGGTTCATCTCCCGTTCGTGTTGCGAAGCAGACGACTCTCCCTGCTGGCTCGCAGACGACTCCGGCTCGGCAGCAGACGCTGCGGAGTGGCTTCTTCCAGCAGATGACGCAGACGTGTCGTAGCGAACCCGGTCTCGGCGTTCGAGTGCCACCATGTGGCAGCACTTATGGAAGATGGTACCATGGTCGCCCACCACGCACTGCTCGAAGGTCCGCATAAGCCGGTGACCGTAGTCCGGTATCCGGTTTCGGCCGTAGAAGCCCATCTTCCGGTTGTGAGCCCGGTTCCTGTTCCGCATCCGGAGGCGCGCCGCGTAGAACTTGGCGAAGCAGTGGTAGCCCTTGTCGCCGGCTATCTGGCCCAGCATGCAGCACGTGATGTCCCGTTGGTTCTCCCAGCCTGCAGGCGAAAGACAAGAACGAGCCGGCGCATGAGTCGATACTTCGAGATATCTTTTGCGAACGACACCTTAAAGTTGCTCTACGAATGTAGTGCAAAACTTGTGAACACGGCGCATCGCTATGCTAGCATGCTTGCAAATTTGTCGATTTTTATGCAGTGTAATGCTTCGGCAATGACCGCCTTAGTGCTATTATTTTGTGGCAGAACATGATATATATTAATATTATGTATTAACAATGACTGCTGTACTGTCCGTCCAATCCGAAACAATAGGTCGCGCAAGGAGCGCTTGGATGAGGAGACACTGTTCGGTGGCCAAAAATGAGCTGTCGCACGTGGTTTGCATACATAAAGTTGTtaacgtatgtatgtatgtatgtatgtatgtatgcatacatgcatgtatgtatgtatgtatgtatg encodes:
- the LOC142589628 gene encoding uncharacterized protein LOC142589628, with the translated sequence MAFRASIGRSPSLWCLVLVVTILPCLGLHNGVARYRHFDDYLRNMDSEERAIITDESSPDGADSDAESSITTTPPTTPSWENQRDITCCMLGQIAGDKGYHCFAKFYAARLRMRNRNRAHNRKMGFYGRNRIPDYGHRLMRTFEQCVVGDHGTIFHKCCHMVALERRDRVRYDTSASSAGRSHSAASAAEPESSASQQGESSASQHEREMNRYHHPHHRQHRTQEAGGESVEVTTTTTESPRHQRVHHHRNSDDDVSTDTGDSRR